In Laspinema palackyanum D2c, a single window of DNA contains:
- the murC gene encoding UDP-N-acetylmuramate--L-alanine ligase, with amino-acid sequence MHNSIDLSGKPFHFIGIGGIGMSALAYILAKRQVPVFGSDIRSSHITQRLQENGAQIFWRQDASNLDFYRQTSASTDEAAVLSSANEEGSGGLPAIAPKPVRLAANGIPSPVNLPQVICSTAIDGANSEYQAALDLGCPIFHRSDLLAALISEYQSIAVAGTHGKTTTSSMLAYVLLKAGLDPTIVVGGEVKAWEGNARLGEGPYLVAEADESDGSLAKLSAKIGVVTNIELDHPDHYQSLDQVIEIFDTFKERCTDLVGCIDCPTVRDRLQPSISYSLNLDAGADYTVDCIAYRADGTTARVWERGQILGQLSISLLGAHNLSNALAVVAVGRLVGLDFATIAREIATFEGACRRFETRGKYNDIQFVDDYAHHPSEIRATLHAASLQTQGLRSRASRVVAVFQPHRYSRTRAFLAEFAESFSDADLVVVTDIYSAGEANEFQLSGQQVADEIAAHHPRVHYSPSMSDVSEFLGKALLPGDLAIFLGAGNLNQIIPEVMAFHQQVEQTALAEARHRA; translated from the coding sequence ATGCACAATTCTATCGATCTAAGTGGCAAACCCTTTCATTTCATCGGCATCGGTGGAATCGGAATGTCAGCGCTTGCCTACATTTTAGCAAAGCGGCAGGTCCCGGTATTTGGATCCGACATTCGGTCGAGCCATATCACTCAGCGCTTACAAGAAAATGGAGCGCAAATTTTTTGGCGTCAAGATGCCAGCAACCTGGATTTTTACCGACAAACCAGCGCCTCAACCGATGAAGCGGCAGTTTTGAGTTCAGCAAACGAGGAGGGGTCTGGCGGTTTACCGGCGATCGCACCGAAACCGGTCAGATTAGCCGCCAACGGCATTCCCTCCCCAGTTAATTTGCCGCAAGTGATTTGCTCAACGGCGATCGATGGAGCCAATAGCGAATATCAAGCCGCCTTAGACTTGGGTTGTCCCATCTTTCACCGCTCTGACTTACTGGCTGCTTTAATATCCGAATATCAAAGCATTGCCGTAGCCGGAACCCACGGGAAGACCACAACCAGTTCAATGCTGGCTTATGTCCTGTTAAAGGCCGGTTTGGACCCCACAATTGTGGTGGGGGGAGAAGTCAAAGCCTGGGAAGGCAACGCAAGGCTGGGAGAAGGACCCTATCTAGTGGCAGAAGCGGACGAATCCGATGGGTCCCTTGCCAAACTCTCGGCCAAAATTGGGGTGGTAACCAATATCGAACTGGACCATCCGGACCATTATCAGAGCTTGGATCAAGTCATCGAGATTTTTGACACCTTTAAAGAGCGCTGCACCGATTTAGTGGGATGTATTGATTGCCCAACCGTGCGCGATCGCCTTCAACCGAGCATCTCCTACAGCCTCAACCTCGATGCCGGTGCCGACTACACCGTAGACTGCATCGCCTATAGAGCCGACGGCACCACCGCCCGGGTTTGGGAACGAGGTCAAATTCTCGGTCAACTGTCCATTTCCTTACTCGGTGCCCATAACCTGAGTAACGCTCTAGCCGTTGTTGCCGTTGGACGCTTGGTCGGTTTAGACTTCGCCACCATTGCCCGGGAAATTGCTACATTTGAGGGCGCTTGCCGCAGGTTTGAGACCCGAGGCAAATACAATGACATCCAATTTGTCGATGACTATGCCCATCACCCCAGTGAAATTCGGGCCACCCTCCATGCCGCCAGTCTGCAAACCCAAGGATTGCGTTCTCGTGCCAGTCGCGTTGTCGCCGTATTTCAACCCCATCGGTACAGTCGCACTCGGGCCTTTTTAGCCGAGTTTGCTGAATCCTTTAGTGATGCTGATTTAGTGGTGGTGACGGATATTTATAGTGCCGGGGAAGCCAATGAATTTCAACTGAGCGGACAACAAGTCGCCGACGAGATCGCCGCTCATCATCCTCGGGTGCATTACAGTCCTTCTATGTCTGACGTGAGCGAGTTTCTTGGCAAAGCTTTGCTCCCGGGTGACCTCGCCATATTTCTGGGGGCTGGTAATTTGAATCAGATCATTCCGGAAGTCATGGCATTTCATCAACAGGTCGAGCAAACGGCTCTGGCAGAAGCACGCCATCGAGCTTAA